The following proteins come from a genomic window of Trifolium pratense cultivar HEN17-A07 linkage group LG4, ARS_RC_1.1, whole genome shotgun sequence:
- the LOC123920686 gene encoding exocyst complex component EXO70B1-like, whose product MKYFIIKIQRWLMHKNVWRVVGFIAAVVGLLCYALSSSFNHLFGNWNLLKIFLYCVFCFIICLLILSAMIWNHLRSLRFQVQFPFLVLTITSVYSFFSDKMINGKPDAFSLISSVAFAIMSLSLSRQSRCGFEVDLLYFFLGNLIVQLMKIKLALFIVGAGFSYSVIILRSSFRSISIDEGQINEYPRIQDENSVVLCVISPQLDSTDIASSMMEQFRTCVNAIQKEMFYVMDILLEQLKEYFEDTSEFMMSERSSEGVIILEALCPETVNNLQEIVKLMVNAGFEKECSNVYSICRRQCLEECLIKQLLGLDNLTIEELNMISFKDFKRRVKKWIKASKVALKILFPTERQLCDIVFFGFSAISDLSFTDVCRECATHWLNFPKALANESHLPEQLFRMLDVFETLGDLIPNFESLFCYQYSVSLTNEANTVLKKLGEAIVCIFTELENMIHQDQTNAPVLVLGGGLHPIVRYMMNYLTNTYDYHDILEQLFEDHGHMLQQYVKLDDNVPSSSSFSLQMERIMEVLETNLEAKSKIYKDPALCCIFLMNSSKYIIRKTEGGVLRALFANGLFERHQAKLQHNYEQYLRISWNKVQGFLILGNNGLVLPDMVEKSMKEKLESFNILFEEICRVQSLWFVLDKEFREEIITSIGEILLPAYGNFIQRFQSVLELGKHADSYTIKYGLEDIEARLNDLFQRIIR is encoded by the coding sequence atgaagtattttataatcaaaattcaaagatgGCTTATGCATAAAAATGTATGGAGAGTTGTGGGCTTCATTGCAGCTGTTGTTGGATTGCTTTGTTATGCTCTCAGCTCTTCCTTCAACCATTTATTTGGAAATTggaatttgttgaaaatatttCTTTACTGTGTTTTCTGTTTCATTATCTGTTTGCTGATTTTATCAGCAATGATATGGAATCACTTGAGAAGTCTCAGGTTCCAAGTTCAATTCCCATTTTTGGTTTTAACCATTACCTCAGTATATTCCTTTTTCTCCGATAAAATGATCAATGGGAAACCAGATGCATTTAGCCTCATTTCAAGTGTTGCCTTTGCTATCATGTCTCTCAGTTTGTCGCGGCAAAGTCGGTGCGGATTTGAAGTCGATCTTCTTTACTTTTTTCTCGGAAATCTTATTGTGCAGCTCATGAAGATTAAATTGGCATTATTCATTGTTGGAGCTGGTTTCAGCTATTCTGTTATTATTCTTCGCTCTTCTTTTCGGTCCATTTCCATAGATGAAGGACAAATTAATGAGTACCCCAGAATCCAAGATGAAAATTCGGTAGTTCTTTGTGTCATTTCACCACAATTGGACAGTACTGATATTGCTAGTAGCATGATGGAACAGTTCAGGACTTGTGTGAATGCGATTCAGAAGGAAATGTTTTATGTCATGGACATTCTTTTGGAACAGCTAAAGGAATACTTTGAGGATACATCTGAGTTTATGATGTCAGAACGCAGCAGTGAAGGAGTGATCATATTGGAAGCACTGTGCCCGGAAACGGTCAACAACTTACAGGAAATAGTGAAGTTGATGGTGAACGCTGGTTTTGAGAAGGAGTGCTCCAATGTTTACAGCATTTGTCGGAGGCAATGCTTGGAGGAATGCCTAATAAAACAATTATTAGGTTTGGATAATCTTACTATCGAGGAACTTAACATGATTTCATTTAAGGATTTCAAACGCCGGGTTAAAAAATGGATTAAGGCTTCCAAGGTTGCTCTCAAGATATTGTTTCCCACCGAACGGCAACTCTGTGATATTGTTTTCTTCGGATTCTCTGCCATCTCCGATCTCTCGTTTACAGATGTTTGCAGGGAATGCGCCACTCATTGGCTGAATTTTCCCAAAGCCTTAGCGAATGAAAGCCATTTGCCAGAACAGTTGTTTAGAATGCTCGATGTGTTTGAAACATTGGGCGACCTAATTCCGAATTTTGAGTCTCTTTTTTGTTATCAATACAGTGTATCACTAACTAATGAAGCAAACACAGTTTTGAAGAAATTGGGAGAAGCAATAGTGTGCATTTTCACGGAGTTGGAAAATATGATTCACCAAGATCAGACGAATGCGCCAGTTCTTGTTCTTGGTGGCGGGCTTCACCCCATTGTTCGTTACATGATGAATTACCTAACCAACACATATGACTACCATGATATACTGGAGCAGTTATTTGAAGACCATGGACATATGTTGCAGCAATACGTCAAGCTTGATGATAATGTGCCCTCCTCGTCCTCTTTTTCATTGCAGATGGAACGGATTATGGAGGTATTGGAGACTAATTTGGAAGCCAAGTCCAAAATTTATAAAGACCCTGCTTTGTGCTGTATTTTCTTAATGAATAGCAGCAAGTACATAATTCGGAAGACAGAAGGTGGTGTCTTAAGGGCTCTTTTTGCGAATGGCTTGTTTGAAAGACACCAAGCAAAATTACAGCACAACTATGAGCAATATCTGAGAATCTCATGGAATAAGGTGCAAGGGTTTCTAATCCTGGGCAACAACGGATTAGTGCTTCCTGATATGGTAGAGAAGTCAATGAAGGAGAAGCTAGAATCTTTCAACATACTGTTTGAGGAAATATGCAGGGTTCAATCTTTGTGGTTTGTCTTGGATAAAGAGTTTAGGGAAGAAATAATAACTTCCATTGGGGAAATCTTGTTGCCAGCCTACGGAAACTTCATTCAGAGGTTCCAGAGTGTTCTGGAACTTGGAAAGCATGCTGATAGCTATACCATTAAGTATGGATTGGAGGATATTGAAGCAAGACTCAACGATTTGTTTCAGAGAATCATTCGATAA
- the LOC123922482 gene encoding uncharacterized protein LOC123922482 — METINVVIDDAPSTQPSDVETDVEPSPDNSEEMTQSEKSELKGDESDQDYVPAPAKAPSIRTQKNHPKDLIIGDPDQGIATRRRIDAISNTCFHSRTKHIDIRHHFIRDLVEENIVKLEHVATEEQIKNKIADTVKTRSKSKKEGTTVVVDAMPLSSIPATTSKKKKSAKSSKKVSESSPSIKYDSIKSKKKKPQSPVKRGLSMSDLYLSKNFSETANVESHDVASGKNANVESSVKSVSEKVNQENPTVEENPSFVETLGKTQNIAENVGVNNNPSVPENMTVPTNVITEVTEKSQEKAVVTDAPTGVEPSSIPTDAEKDVEASKGGSSPHANTATGSFGSGSNTEASTEEEVNKESTPEDVADSEPENEAGEDSEKTTNEEQDIVDVDEVPSEEDLQPPPTQKGIGRRLRSRTTTPAPAVTTTPVVTKNSKDTTLKPVKYGPKKGWSKPIPPPEKNKGVLKRKSAPSSDSEFEAEKDASSIKPPAKKAMSAKKAMPQFVAPDIEDFPCKDILECEEIVSLINDAGLIKTVWGLGSCYEKLVREFVVNIPIGCDNPLDKEFQKVFVRGKCVTFSPSVINRFLGNSDEPHPDIDVSDNVVCRTITADKVKTWPRKKKVPAVKLTQKYAILNRIASVNWVPTTHASDIATNLGKLIYMIGTGTKFNTGLYIFNQVVQHAKTSVTKQPIAFPTLICDIILSQHPNIRHEDESAKKRATPLAIHQKLYSKQHAPDIAGPSNAAADTPMTRKEMIAMLEANCKELDEKKLQFERMIHALRVEEAAAQAADADDDGSSGEEEADTDVEGEENDSSPSASV; from the exons atggaaacgatcaatgttgtgattgatGATGCACCATCCACTCAACCATCGGATGTGGAAACAGAtgttgaaccatctcctgacaaCTCTGAAGAGATGACACAAAGTGAAAAGTCTGAATTAAAAGGTGATGAATCTGATCAAGACTATGTACCTGCCCCAGCAAAAGCACCATCTATTaggacacagaagaatcatcctaaAGATCTTATCATAGGTGATCCAGACCAGGGCATTGCTACCAGAAGAAGGATTGATGCTATCTCAAACACCtgtttt cacAGTAGAACAAAGCATATTGACATTCGTCATCACTTCATCAGGGATTTGGTGGAAGAGAATATTGTGAAATTGGAGCATGTTGCAACTGAAGAACAG atcaaaaacaaaattgctgaTACTGTGAAAACAAGATCAAAGTCTAAGAAGGAAGGAACAACTGTTGTGGTAGATGCGATGCCTTTATCAAGTATTCCTGCAACTACTTCTAAAAAGAAGAAATCTGCAAAATCGTCTAAGAAAGTAAGTGAATCGTCTCCCTCTATTAAGTATGATTCTATTAagtctaagaagaagaaaccccAATCTCCTGTAAAAAGGGGTTTAAGCATGTCTGATCTGTACTTAAGTAAGAACTTTTCTGAAACGGCGAATGTGGAATCGCATGATGTTGCCTCCGGCAAAAATGCGAATGTTGAATCGTCTGTTAAGTCTGTGTCTGAAAAGGTGAATCAAGAAAACCCTACTGTAGAGGAAAACCCTAGTTTTGTTGAAACCCTAGGAAAAACTCAAAATATTGCTGAGAATGTTGGTGTGAACAATAATCCGAGTGTTCCTGAGAATATGACAGTTCCCACGAATGTCATAACTGAGGTTACTGAAAAATCTCAAGAAAAGGCTGTTGTAACCGATGCTCCAACCGGTGTTGAACCATCCTCTATACCAACTGATGCTGAGAAGGATGTTGAAGCATCCAAAGGAGGATCTAGCCCACATGCTAACACTGCCACTGGGTCGTTTGGCAGTGGATCTAATACTGAAGCTTCCACTGAAGAGGAAGTAAACAAAGAAAGTACCCCTGAGGATGTGGCTGATTCTGAGCCAGAGAATGAAGCTGGTGAGGACTCTGAGAAAACCACAAATGAAGAACAGGACATAGTGGATGTTGATGAAGTCCCCTCTGAAGAAGATCTGCAACCTCCACCTACTCAGAAAGGAATTGGGAGAAGACTGAGAAGCAGGACCACTACACCTGCACCTGCTGTTACCACTACCCCTGTTGTCACCAAGAACTCAAAGGACACTACTCTGAAGCCTGTCAAGTATGGTCCTAAGAAAGGATGGAGCAAGCCTATACCTCCTCCTGAAAAGAATAAGGGTGTGCTGAAAAGGAAGAGTGCACCATCAAGTGACTCTGAATTTGAAGCTGAAAAGGATGCCTCAAGCATCAAGCCTCCTGCTAAGAAGGCTATGTCTGCTAAGAAGGCCATGCCTCAATTTGTTGCTCCTGACATTGAAGACTTTCCTT GCAAAGATATTCTGGAATGTGAAGAGATTGTAAGTTTGATCAATGATGCTGGATTGATCAAAACTGTGTGGGGCTTAGGCTCCTGCTATGAAAAGCTGGTTAGGGAGTTTGTTGTCAACATTCCTATAGGTTGTGACAATCCCTTGGATAAGGAGTTTCAGAAAGTCTTTGTTCGAGGAAAATGTGTTACTTTCTCCCCAAGTGTGATAAACAGGTTCCTGGGTAACTCTGATGAGCCACACCCTGATATAGATGTGTCTGATAATGTGGTCTGCAGAACCATCACAGCTGATAAAGTGAAAACCTGGCCCAGGAAGAAGAAGGTACCAGCTGTCAAGCTAACTCAAAAGTATGCCATCTTGAATCGCATTGCTTCTGTCAACTGGGTCCCTACTACACATGCATCTGACATtgcaacaaatctgggtaagctcatttatatgattggtACTGGTACTAAGTTTAATACTggtctatatattttcaatcaagttgtgCAGCATGCCAAGACCTCTGTCACCAAGCAACCCATTGCATTTCCAACCCTAATCTGTGACATCATCTTGTCCCAACATCCAAATATAAGGCATGAGGATGAGTCTGCTAAGAAAAGGGCAACTCCTCTGGCCATTCATCAGAAGCTGTACAGTAAACAGCATGCTCCAGATATTGCTGGACCATCAAATGCTGCTGCTGACACTCCTATGACAAGGAAGGAGATGATTGCTATGCTGGAAGCAAACTGTAAGGAGCTAGATGAAAAGAAATTgcagtttgaaaggatgatacATGCTCTCAGGGTTGAAGAGGCTGCAGCTCAAGCAGCTGATGCAGATGATGATGGCTCTAGtggtgaagaagaagctgaCACAGatgttgaaggagaagaaaatgATTCATCTCCAAGTGCTTCTGTGTAA